TTCATCAGTTACGGTGGAACCTCGCTGCTTGTAAACTTTATCATGATCGGGCTGGTGCTGAACGTGTCCATGCGCAGATTCATGTTCAAAGGATGATGGACATGTCTAGTCTATTTGAAAGACTGTTAAAATCAAAAGGAGAGAAAATGGCTAAAGATGAAATAAACGCATTCATGGGCATGGGTACCACTTATCAGGGAAAATTAGTTTTCAAGGGGACTGTGCGCATCGATGGCGAGTTTGAAGGTGAAATTGAATCGGACGGGACCCTGATAGTGGGCAATGAAGCCCATGTCAGGGGCACTATTAATGTTGGACAGCTGGTTCTCAGCGGAGCCCTTGAGGGTGATCTCAAGGCCCAGGCCAAGGTTGTCCTTTATAAGCAGGCCAATATCAGTGGCAAAATTACAACTCCGACTCTGGTGGTGGAGGAGGGTGCTGTGGTCAAGGGAGAGATCAATATGAGTCCGGAAACGCCAGAAGTTGAGTAACAACGTTATGCTGAGGGGTCATGGTCCGATAAATCCATAAAAACTTAGCCAGTCAAACAATGTGAAAACATTAACAAACCAGGTTTCGTCATGTTTGGTTCTGGTAAAAAATGGTAAAAAGGTTTTGACACAAACTCTTAAATTGGCTAAATGCTCAGTGTCCTTAACCATCAAACCGCAACTTTGAACAAAATTTCACATTCTCTCGGGAGGCGCCATGATTGATATTAATGTCACTTTTTTTATTCAACTTGTTAATTTTCTGATCATCCTGTTGCTGCTGAACCTGATTTTGTACAAGCCCATCCGCGGAATGCTGAAGAAGCGGGCTGAAATCATGTCCCAAAAGGTCGATGAGATTGAGGAATTCACCAAGTCTTCCCAGGATAAGATGCAGGCTTACAGACTGGAGCTGGACAAGGCAAGGGTCCAGGCCCAGGAGATCAGGTCCGAGTTCAAAGAAGCAGGTTATCATGAGGAAAGGAAGATAATAGATGCTGCTTCAGAAGAAGCCGGAGGCATTGTCAAAAGCGCCAGGGAAGGGGTGTCCAAAGACAAGCAGTCTGCAATTTCGATTCTGAAGAAGGAAGTTGAGAAGTTTGCTGCCAAGGCAACGGACAAGATTCTGAGCAAGGCATAATCATAAATATTTCTTTAAGGAGGGCTGTGTGTTGAAAGGAAACAAGACCGTGCCGCTTATTTTGGCGCTCCTGCTGGTTGCCGCTGGAATTTTTACCATGGTTGACCCCATTGGGATGCATCCGGATCTCAAGAATCAGGCCTGGAGGGTGATCAACTTTGTAATATTCCTGGCCATCCTCTACTATGCCGGCGGTAAAAAACTGTTCA
This genomic window from Desulfonatronovibrio hydrogenovorans DSM 9292 contains:
- a CDS encoding ATP synthase F0 subunit B codes for the protein MIDINVTFFIQLVNFLIILLLLNLILYKPIRGMLKKRAEIMSQKVDEIEEFTKSSQDKMQAYRLELDKARVQAQEIRSEFKEAGYHEERKIIDAASEEAGGIVKSAREGVSKDKQSAISILKKEVEKFAAKATDKILSKA
- a CDS encoding bactofilin family protein; its protein translation is MAKDEINAFMGMGTTYQGKLVFKGTVRIDGEFEGEIESDGTLIVGNEAHVRGTINVGQLVLSGALEGDLKAQAKVVLYKQANISGKITTPTLVVEEGAVVKGEINMSPETPEVE